Proteins from a genomic interval of Schaalia odontolytica:
- a CDS encoding TM2 domain-containing protein, whose amino-acid sequence MSAPQQPVFNQPAGQGKSRMVAGLLNFFLGGIAAGDFYLGHMKIGAIRVAAMILSYVIFAVGGAMESGILVGIGSLLVFVVGLVALACAIMTFMGKWIYEKDANGVPTV is encoded by the coding sequence ATGTCCGCTCCTCAGCAGCCCGTTTTCAACCAGCCCGCCGGCCAGGGTAAGTCCCGCATGGTTGCTGGCCTGCTTAACTTCTTCCTCGGCGGCATCGCCGCCGGTGACTTCTACCTCGGTCACATGAAGATCGGCGCGATCCGCGTCGCCGCTATGATTCTCAGCTACGTCATCTTCGCGGTCGGTGGTGCCATGGAGAGCGGCATCCTCGTCGGCATCGGCTCCCTGCTGGTCTTCGTGGTTGGCCTCGTCGCCCTCGCGTGCGCCATCATGACCTTCATGGGCAAGTGGATCTACGAGAAG
- a CDS encoding A/G-specific adenine glycosylase, translating to MRRDDVSDWGTLVFEIMSQQTPITRVQPIWIEWMQRWPTPADLARASSADIIVAWANLGYPSRALRLKSCAATIVAKHGGEVPLTMKELTLLPGVGTYTASALLAFRHGVRIPVLDTNVRRVLVRFLDGREFPPHATPSKRETTRADELLPADGHQAADVSLALMEFGALVCTQLTPSCDDCLLRPTCAWARAGFPREHKRPTPQPYAGTDRQARGRIMKALRTAHFEGKTGLTKRRVLDAARIEGGDRYQPARVYRALIRDGMIVYDEELKRVTLPR from the coding sequence ATGCGCAGGGACGACGTCTCCGACTGGGGCACCCTTGTCTTCGAGATCATGAGCCAGCAAACTCCGATCACGCGCGTTCAGCCGATCTGGATCGAGTGGATGCAACGCTGGCCGACGCCCGCTGATCTCGCCCGCGCCTCGTCGGCGGACATCATCGTCGCGTGGGCAAACCTCGGATACCCCTCGCGCGCCCTGCGCCTCAAGTCCTGCGCGGCCACGATCGTCGCCAAACACGGCGGCGAGGTCCCCCTGACCATGAAGGAGCTCACCCTCCTTCCCGGCGTGGGCACCTACACGGCCAGCGCGCTCCTCGCTTTTCGTCACGGGGTCAGGATCCCCGTCCTCGACACGAACGTCCGCCGAGTGCTGGTCAGGTTTCTTGACGGTCGAGAGTTCCCACCCCACGCCACACCCTCCAAGAGGGAGACGACGCGGGCCGACGAGCTCCTCCCAGCAGACGGGCACCAGGCGGCGGACGTGAGCCTGGCGCTCATGGAGTTCGGCGCCCTCGTGTGCACGCAGCTCACCCCCTCATGCGACGACTGCCTCCTACGCCCGACGTGCGCCTGGGCGCGGGCCGGTTTCCCCAGGGAGCACAAGCGCCCCACGCCTCAGCCCTACGCAGGGACGGACCGGCAGGCGCGCGGACGGATCATGAAGGCCCTGCGCACCGCACACTTCGAGGGGAAGACAGGCCTGACCAAGCGGCGGGTCCTCGACGCCGCTCGCATCGAGGGAGGCGACCGCTACCAGCCAGCACGCGTCTATCGGGCGCTCATCAGGGACGGCATGATCGTCTACGACGAGGAACTCAAGCGCGTCACCCTTCCCCGCTGA
- a CDS encoding ABC transporter permease: MNAATQLLGALIEAWGEVKVQKARVVLSLVGVVAAVAAMTVVIALGDLVLQSSRELAELYEGRSVTLRLSPDNSASGQDGERGREDARDASEAAGGAGRGDVSGAKPLNDADPVGEAMATLASRTDIRYWSRSSVGSGEIVEVRQARSSGRYRGYPLSGIADMVSDVTFQGVDPSYAVIFRTRLVAGRWVQPGDADQRLTPVVISEPLWNQLGRAPIDQVPIVLHTGDGVAMRVVGVAKATSRYDMPTVFAHYDAARLAFPQMSSPTMIAWVGESQAEEAREVLPRALAAILGEGWRVGVSGGEHQDVGEEQLGMISTVIMVIGGIIIFLGALGLLNVAIVTVRQRVREIGIRRAVGASGRRVFFSVFMESVVATFAAGVVGVGIAVVVVRFLPLETLGITLSETPAFPVAAAVAGVAISSSIGALCGIIPAFAAVRIKPIDAIRY; encoded by the coding sequence ATGAACGCTGCGACTCAGCTTCTGGGCGCGCTCATTGAGGCGTGGGGCGAGGTCAAGGTGCAGAAGGCCCGCGTGGTCCTCTCCCTCGTCGGGGTCGTGGCTGCGGTGGCCGCGATGACGGTCGTCATCGCTCTGGGTGACCTTGTCCTGCAGTCCTCGCGCGAGCTGGCCGAACTCTACGAGGGGCGATCCGTCACCCTGCGCCTGTCTCCCGACAACTCCGCCTCGGGTCAGGATGGCGAGCGCGGGCGGGAGGACGCTCGGGACGCCTCCGAGGCCGCGGGCGGAGCGGGCCGAGGGGATGTGTCCGGCGCGAAGCCCCTCAACGACGCCGATCCGGTCGGCGAGGCCATGGCGACCCTGGCCTCGCGAACCGACATTCGCTACTGGTCTCGTTCCTCCGTCGGCAGCGGCGAGATCGTCGAGGTCCGCCAGGCCAGGTCTTCGGGTCGCTACCGCGGCTATCCGTTGTCCGGGATCGCGGACATGGTCAGTGACGTGACCTTCCAGGGGGTTGACCCCTCGTACGCGGTGATCTTCCGAACCCGCCTGGTGGCTGGGCGCTGGGTACAGCCCGGTGACGCCGACCAGAGGCTCACCCCCGTCGTGATCTCCGAGCCCCTGTGGAACCAGCTGGGCCGTGCCCCCATCGACCAGGTTCCGATCGTCCTGCATACGGGCGATGGGGTGGCCATGCGGGTGGTGGGCGTCGCCAAGGCAACGAGCCGCTACGACATGCCGACCGTGTTCGCCCACTACGATGCCGCGCGCTTGGCCTTCCCGCAGATGAGTTCCCCGACGATGATCGCCTGGGTGGGAGAGAGCCAGGCGGAGGAGGCCCGGGAGGTCCTGCCCCGCGCCCTGGCGGCGATCCTGGGTGAGGGGTGGCGGGTCGGCGTCTCGGGCGGCGAGCACCAGGACGTGGGGGAGGAGCAGCTGGGCATGATCTCGACCGTCATCATGGTCATCGGCGGAATCATCATCTTCCTGGGGGCGCTCGGCTTGCTCAACGTCGCGATCGTGACCGTGCGTCAGCGTGTGCGCGAGATTGGGATCCGCCGGGCAGTGGGGGCCTCGGGCAGACGAGTGTTCTTCTCCGTCTTCATGGAGTCCGTGGTCGCCACCTTCGCCGCCGGTGTCGTCGGCGTCGGGATCGCGGTGGTGGTCGTGCGCTTCTTGCCGCTCGAGACGCTCGGGATCACCCTCAGCGAGACCCCCGCTTTTCCGGTCGCGGCCGCGGTGGCTGGCGTCGCCATCTCGTCGAGCATTGGTGCCCTGTGCGGCATCATCCCCGCGTTCGCGGCGGTGCGTATCAAGCCGATTGACGCGATCAGGTACTGA
- a CDS encoding ABC transporter ATP-binding protein, which produces MSLVRLRDVTRTVVLPDGEDLHILRGVSLDVDAGEHISIVGRSGTGKSTMLNIIGLLDAPTSGCYELNGVDTTRLSEGRRARLRGRDFGFVFQQFNIFAARTAVENVEVPLLYGSGPQLLRRRSIAVDMLERVGLAERADSYPGEMSGGEQQRIAIARALVRRPRVILADEPTGALDPDTGGTVMNLLEEVARESEAALIVITHDMAVASRASRAFELYDGTLHEVSDAAALLGRADAGPSTAEPDGNDGVLAPPPAPPADGRGTE; this is translated from the coding sequence ATGAGCCTCGTGCGCCTGCGGGACGTGACCCGCACGGTGGTCCTGCCCGACGGCGAGGACCTGCACATCCTGCGGGGCGTCAGCCTCGACGTCGACGCGGGGGAGCACATCTCGATTGTCGGGCGTTCCGGAACGGGCAAGTCGACGATGCTCAATATCATCGGGCTCCTGGACGCGCCCACGTCGGGATGCTACGAGCTGAACGGCGTGGACACGACGCGCCTGAGCGAGGGGCGTCGCGCTCGCCTGCGCGGGCGGGACTTTGGCTTCGTGTTCCAGCAATTCAACATCTTTGCCGCTCGAACGGCGGTCGAGAACGTCGAAGTGCCTCTCCTGTACGGGTCCGGACCCCAGCTGTTGCGCAGGCGTTCGATCGCCGTGGACATGCTTGAGCGGGTTGGCCTGGCGGAGCGCGCGGATTCCTACCCGGGGGAGATGAGCGGCGGCGAGCAGCAGCGCATTGCGATCGCTCGCGCGCTGGTGCGCCGCCCGCGAGTGATTCTCGCCGACGAACCCACCGGGGCGCTGGACCCGGACACGGGCGGGACCGTCATGAACCTGCTGGAGGAGGTCGCCCGAGAGTCCGAGGCGGCCCTCATCGTCATCACCCACGACATGGCGGTGGCCTCCCGCGCCTCGCGGGCCTTCGAGCTCTACGACGGCACCCTGCACGAGGTATCCGACGCCGCCGCCCTCCTCGGACGCGCCGACGCGGGCCCTTCTACGGCCGAGCCCGATGGGAACGATGGTGTGCTTGCGCCCCCTCCGGCGCCGCCCGCCGACGGAAGGGGCACGGAATGA
- a CDS encoding efflux RND transporter periplasmic adaptor subunit: protein MARHTRIAQVLDIVKVLAWVVIAVALVKFAFFPVAATDRDGDGMDPGGSFGQMTIPVGRADITNTVSVTGTIQADESLAARATLDGVVVRVYVNDGDRVSKGDAIVQIRKEIPGEPRQTTDEDGNVTVENAEPTYKYDNVVAPGDGTVTTGVLMGQQFAIGDTVATVAPASFSAVASLSADQMYRLQDAPSTATVTIKNGPAPFECTGVKLVSATAKAQDPKGGANGENGGSSSTDLKARCAIPSDQTVFAGLQVTLQMTAGSASGVLAVPISAVEGRYQSGTVYIPTSDPAAPEKRAVTLGITDGKMVEVKEGLSEGEEILEFTPNASVDGSDRDAGPYGTGAEDGMGPR from the coding sequence GTGGCCCGCCATACCCGCATCGCCCAGGTGCTCGATATCGTTAAGGTCCTCGCGTGGGTGGTCATCGCGGTCGCCCTGGTGAAGTTTGCGTTCTTCCCTGTGGCGGCCACCGACCGGGACGGCGACGGCATGGATCCGGGCGGTTCCTTCGGTCAGATGACCATCCCGGTCGGGCGCGCGGACATCACCAATACCGTGAGCGTCACCGGCACGATTCAGGCCGACGAGTCCCTGGCCGCTCGGGCAACGCTGGATGGCGTCGTCGTGCGCGTCTACGTCAACGATGGAGACCGGGTGTCCAAGGGGGATGCCATCGTGCAGATACGCAAGGAGATTCCCGGCGAGCCCAGGCAGACCACGGACGAGGACGGCAACGTGACCGTGGAGAACGCCGAGCCGACCTACAAGTACGACAACGTTGTCGCCCCCGGCGACGGGACGGTGACGACGGGTGTCCTCATGGGGCAGCAGTTTGCGATCGGTGACACGGTTGCGACGGTTGCCCCCGCCTCGTTCTCCGCGGTTGCCTCGCTCAGCGCCGATCAGATGTACCGCCTCCAGGATGCGCCGTCAACCGCGACCGTCACCATCAAGAACGGTCCCGCCCCCTTCGAATGCACGGGCGTCAAGCTCGTGAGTGCGACCGCGAAGGCTCAGGACCCAAAGGGAGGGGCGAACGGCGAAAACGGCGGATCCTCCTCGACGGACCTGAAGGCGCGCTGCGCGATCCCCTCCGACCAGACGGTCTTTGCCGGGCTTCAGGTCACCCTGCAGATGACGGCGGGCTCGGCCAGTGGCGTCCTCGCGGTGCCGATCTCCGCGGTTGAGGGGCGCTACCAGTCGGGCACCGTGTACATTCCGACCTCGGACCCCGCTGCCCCCGAGAAGAGGGCCGTCACCCTGGGAATCACCGACGGCAAGATGGTTGAGGTGAAGGAAGGCCTGAGCGAGGGCGAGGAGATCCTGGAGTTCACGCCCAACGCGAGCGTCGACGGTTCCGACAGGGATGCGGGTCCCTACGGCACGGGCGCCGAGGACGGGATGGGCCCGAGATGA
- a CDS encoding GNAT family N-acetyltransferase — MLRRATPADADALSELARECFRQTFAHLYAAEDLATFLDEAYAPSVLRSELKEPDRATWLLFAEEHDESGTAAARPIGYVSARPARLPHPEVAAGDGEIQRLYVLREYQGGGRGTLLLETALAWLERHGPRTLWIGVWSENLGAQRLYERHGFAIVGEYSFMVGSHADREFIARRERGR, encoded by the coding sequence ATGCTTCGCCGAGCCACCCCCGCCGACGCCGACGCGCTATCCGAGCTCGCTCGGGAGTGCTTTCGCCAGACATTCGCGCACCTGTACGCCGCCGAGGACCTGGCCACGTTCCTGGACGAGGCCTACGCCCCGTCGGTCCTACGCTCCGAACTGAAGGAGCCCGATCGAGCGACGTGGCTCCTCTTTGCGGAGGAGCATGACGAGTCCGGCACCGCCGCTGCGCGCCCCATCGGCTACGTGAGCGCGCGGCCCGCACGCCTTCCCCACCCGGAGGTGGCGGCGGGCGACGGCGAAATCCAGCGCCTCTACGTCCTGAGGGAGTACCAGGGCGGTGGTCGGGGAACGCTCCTGCTGGAGACCGCCCTCGCGTGGCTCGAGCGACACGGGCCTCGAACCCTGTGGATCGGGGTGTGGAGCGAGAACCTGGGGGCACAGCGGCTCTACGAACGTCACGGGTTCGCGATCGTGGGCGAGTACTCCTTCATGGTCGGATCACATGCCGACCGCGAATTCATCGCCCGCCGGGAGCGCGGGCGCTAG
- the trxA gene encoding thioredoxin — protein MATVTLTQDNFEQTVSGDGIVLVDFWATWCGPCRQFGPIFEEASEKYPDVVFGKIDTDDQQQLAMAAQITSIPTLMAFRDGVAVFRQSGALPLSALEDLISQIQGLDMDEVRKKIAESDQS, from the coding sequence ATGGCCACCGTGACCCTCACGCAGGACAACTTCGAGCAGACCGTGTCCGGCGACGGCATCGTCCTGGTCGACTTCTGGGCGACCTGGTGCGGCCCGTGCCGCCAGTTCGGCCCCATCTTCGAAGAGGCCTCGGAGAAGTACCCGGACGTCGTCTTCGGCAAGATCGACACCGACGATCAGCAGCAGCTCGCGATGGCCGCGCAGATCACCTCGATTCCCACCCTCATGGCGTTCCGCGACGGCGTTGCGGTGTTCCGCCAGTCGGGCGCGCTTCCCCTGTCCGCCCTGGAAGACCTGATCTCGCAGATTCAGGGCCTTGACATGGACGAGGTGCGCAAGAAGATCGCCGAGTCTGACCAGTCCTGA
- a CDS encoding TetR/AcrR family transcriptional regulator has protein sequence MPKIIGESLASHRELTRARLFEALGSLLGEQSFESITLSEIAARAGVGRTAVYNHFADKEVLLLAYMRRVTEQFTRVLAERLEAEPDPLMSLRIYIRSHLQMISRYHVKTSMAVGKQMTRENASHLHDHAGVVGELLIGILDEAMERGLIAQQNTLGAVHLIHATLQGQRLPRDPARRESALALVETFILRGLGASEDSVRHVTSASLPAGE, from the coding sequence ATGCCGAAGATCATTGGTGAGTCCCTCGCCTCCCACCGAGAGCTAACCCGCGCGCGCCTGTTCGAGGCGCTGGGTTCCCTCCTGGGTGAACAATCCTTCGAGTCGATCACCCTGAGCGAGATCGCCGCGCGGGCGGGCGTTGGGCGCACGGCGGTCTACAATCACTTCGCGGACAAAGAGGTGCTGTTGCTGGCCTACATGCGCCGCGTGACCGAGCAGTTTACCCGGGTGCTCGCCGAGCGCCTCGAGGCCGAACCCGATCCTCTGATGTCCCTGCGCATCTACATCAGGTCGCACCTGCAGATGATCAGCCGCTACCACGTGAAGACCAGCATGGCGGTGGGTAAGCAGATGACCCGAGAGAACGCCTCACACCTGCACGACCACGCCGGAGTCGTGGGCGAGCTCTTGATCGGAATCCTCGACGAGGCGATGGAACGCGGGCTCATCGCCCAGCAGAACACGCTCGGAGCGGTTCACCTCATCCACGCAACGCTGCAGGGGCAACGCCTGCCGCGGGACCCGGCGCGCCGGGAATCCGCTCTCGCGCTCGTCGAGACGTTCATCCTCAGGGGCCTCGGAGCCTCCGAGGACAGCGTGCGTCACGTCACCTCCGCTTCCCTTCCCGCGGGGGAATAG
- a CDS encoding NUDIX domain-containing protein — protein sequence MPRPVVAAAILDSLSRPTKLLACSRAYPRELRGQFELPGGKVEAGEDAVAALTREIAEELGARLTMGRRICPEGGRWWPILGGRKMAVWLAEVAPGSPAPSAGRSHLEARWTALGELADLPWIGADLPVVEAVVASCRRAHNLTTQGSQVSEWAHAEDHW from the coding sequence GTGCCTCGTCCCGTGGTGGCAGCCGCGATTCTCGACTCCCTGAGCCGCCCGACGAAGCTGCTCGCCTGCTCGCGCGCCTACCCGCGGGAGCTGCGCGGACAGTTCGAGCTTCCCGGCGGCAAGGTCGAAGCCGGTGAGGATGCCGTGGCGGCGCTCACGCGAGAGATCGCCGAGGAGCTGGGTGCGCGCCTGACCATGGGTCGGCGCATCTGTCCGGAGGGGGGCCGGTGGTGGCCGATTCTGGGGGGACGGAAGATGGCCGTCTGGCTGGCGGAGGTAGCCCCCGGTTCCCCCGCCCCGAGCGCGGGACGCTCGCACCTGGAGGCCCGGTGGACCGCGCTCGGTGAGCTTGCAGACTTGCCCTGGATCGGCGCGGACCTGCCCGTCGTCGAGGCCGTGGTCGCGAGCTGCAGGCGCGCCCACAATTTGACGACACAAGGGTCGCAAGTGTCAGAATGGGCCCATGCCGAAGATCATTGGTGA